The DNA sequence CCAATTCGGGTTAAAAGGATATAAAACTAAGACAGAATTAGCAACTTTTGTGAGTATTTTTATCCACGTTTCTTCTACTTCGGGAATAATTTTAAAATAGTTTGCCCCTGAAACAAAAACTGTTTGATCAGATTTCAAACCTAAATCTTCTCTGTGGATAATTTGATCCGTTTTTAAGTTGGCTTCCGTACCAAAATCAAAGCATTGAGGAGGAATATCAAGGGTAATTAATCCTTCTGTGTAATGCTCTTGAGCCGTTGGCAAATGTTCGGATAGTTTACTGGTAATATAATAATCAATAGAGGGCAGTCCACTAGAAACAGGAGAGTTGGGATCAATAATCTGTATCCTTGCTAATCGGTGAAGTGCTAAGTATGTGATTGAGTGACTTCTTGCAGTAATATTTGTTCCAATGAATAAAACATCTAAGTCATGAGAACGAATTATATTTACTTGTTCTGATAAAGTTGAGGGTAGTTGAATAACTCGATCGCAATGGGCAAAACAATATTTTTCTAAACGATGATTATTGACTCTTAAAGTGAAAAGAGTTATATCAAATTTATCTCTATCTAAATGATTATAAACTGGTAGAGTGCTAAAAGTTTCTGTTTGAATACCATAGTGAGCGGCTAAAATCCCTATTTTGATTTTTTCTTGTTTAACTTCTCTTGGTAAAAATTCATATTCAAGTTGAAAACCTTTGATTCTTAAGGTAAATTCTAAAAGTTTGGCTCTATTAATATAGATTTCTTTAAGATTTTGATCATTAAAATAACAGGGAATAAAATAGGAGTTTTGGGCAACAATTAGAGCTATTTTTTGCCAGAGTTGAGATTGAGTATTTGTTTCTATCTTTTCTACAATATAATTTAAAAAGGTATCATAATAATCTAGGTATTTTTCAGCATCGTTATTATTCAAAAATATCTGACAATTTTGTAAAAGATATTGACAGTAACTTTCTAGGGCAGAATCTGGAACTTGATCAAATTGAAAAATTGTTGAATAAGGTAGCAGATAAGTTTGATTATTACCGATTTGTGCAAATAGTTTTTCCCACTGTGGAGAGGTTAAATTCCCAATAAAAGCAATTTCCGTTGTTTCTCGTAATTCTATTCCCTCCTCTAAGATTAAATTCATCGTTACAGCCGAAACTAACATTTGAGCATCTTCTTCACTTTCAGCATTGGTTGTATCAATAATTAAGGTGATTTCCTCCGCTTGGGGATGAGATGCGATCACGAAGTGGCGCTGCGCGATCGCACTTAATACTTCTGTTAGGGTTAATGATAATTCTTCCTCGTCTTGTTGCCAGTCTGGAAATATGATTAAGTTAAGGGATTGGAAGTTAATATTAAAAGAATTATTAATAGATTGAGCGTTTTCTAATAAGATATTCTGACAAATTTCTGCCGTTTTTGTCCAAGAAAATTTTTCTGCTTGTTGAAAACCTTTATTTCTCAATAAATCTCTGATTCTGGGTTTTTGAACCTCACACAAAGCCTCTATCATTCCTTGTAAATCATCTGGATTAACATAAAATACTGCATCCCCTCCAACTTCAGGAATAGAAGAATTAGGACAAGTTATCACAGGGCAACCACAAGTCATAGCTTCTAAAACGGGAAATCCGAAACCTTCGTATTTAGAGGGAAATACCAGTGCGATCGCACCATTGTAAGCAGTTTTTAAATCTTGATCACTCAACTGAAGTGAATGAATGGAACATCCTTGAATATATTGTCGATATTGTTCGGGAAAATAGCCTTTATTACCAGTCCAAACTATATCAAATCCAGACTTAGTAGGTAACTCAGCAAAGGCTTGGAAAAATAAAAGTTGATTTTTATAACCTTGAAATCCCTCATTTCCGACTACAAGATAATAAGGTTTTTGAATATTATATTTATGACGAAAAGCCATAATTTCAGATGGAGAAACTACCCCAAAATCTTGATCTGCGGCTAATAACGCAACAGTGATTTCTTTATTAACTGTTTCTGGGAAGAATTGTTGTAAATCTTGAGCAGTGTTTTTCGATATACTAATGAAACTAGAAGCATAATTAATAGCATCATGTTTTCCTTTCCAATAAAGATGATCACCATCCCAACCCATTACTTCAGGGATTAAATCATATATCATCATTACTGATTTGGTGGTTTTGGGAATAGTGTAATAAGTGGAAATGAATAAATCGGCTTTTTCTTCATCGCAGATTTGTTGTAATAAGGTGCGATCGCCCTCTAAGTTATTAGGATTATAAGGCTGAATAGTTCGATAGCGAATACTGTTAATTTTAGGGGCGGTGTTGGCGCGATCGAGGACTAAAATATGATTAGCAAAGTCAGTATTTGCCCATTGTTCTAATAAAGATTTCCAAACCCTAGCAATACCTGTTTGATTTAATTGAAAAAATACTCCATCAATTACGATTATGGGTGAACTTACTTCTGGTGTATTAATCATTTCATAGGAATTATTTTGAACATTAAGGGATGGGATAGTTATGTTATTGTCCTTTAATATTTTAGTGAGATACTGTATTTGTCGGTTTTGCTCCAATATTCGATAATCAATATAAAAATCTAAAACATTAACAGGGTAAGTAAAATGTTGAGCTAATTCTTGAGATTCTTCTGCAATATAATAATCGTTAATTCCATCAAAGAAAACGTGCTGATAACCTTTTTCTTTTAAAATACTGGGAATGTTATTTTCACAACGAATATTGGTATTAGGTAAAGTCGTTTCGATTACTAAAACAGTTGGTCTGAAATTTTCCCAATCACCACCTAAAATCACTTCTTCTTCTAAACCTTCAACATCAATTTTTAGAAAATCTATTTTTTGATTAACATATTCTTGGCAAATATCTTTTAAAGTCTTGACAGAAACCCTATATTGAAAGACATCTAAACCTTTTTCTTCTGCTACTTGATAGGCAACTTCTTTGTTTAAAGTGGAATTTCCCGGTTGTCCTACTACTTGGAAAAACTCTAATTCTCCCGAAGAATCACTCACCGCAATATTAAGGTTTATATCACGATTACGATCTTGTGTGAAAACATTATAAAAATCTTTAATAGGTTCTATATTAATACCAGACCAACCACGGTCATAAAATGCTTTCGTGACAGAATCAAAAGTGGGATGTAATGCCCCTATGTCAAGATAAAACCCTTTCATTTTATATTTAAAAACACGATTCAATAAAACATCTTCAAAGTTTTGAGCATAAGAAATAAAATTTAATTTGGAATTTTTATCTCCCTGACTAAAAATATATTTTTCCGTAAAATCATCAGCTTCAATGTTTCTCTCAACTTCAGTCGGATGAACAAGAGGAAAAACCATCTCATTCACAGGTATTTCAGCTAGAGGACTTTTTTTCGATGTGGTATGAGTACCTGAACCAAAACCGATATTAGAAACTAAATTTACTTCTGGTAAAATACATAAGCCATTATTAGCCCACATCGTAAACACCCAAATATAAGCCCAACTACTAAAACCATCATAAACAGATTGAAATATTCTTGACCAATAACCTGCGGCTTGATCATTTTTTAGAAGTTCAAATAACCAACTGCTATCTCTTAACTCTTCCCATTGCCCGATAGAATCATCATATTTTGTCCATGCTCTTCGCCAACTAGCCCACCCCCACACATGACCATAACGGGAGAAATAATAACTATATTCGGTTCGTTTGCGTCCAAATTGGAAATTATCGCCCGAAATCATCATGATTCTTTCATCATCTCGGTATTTCTCTAATAATTCCTGACAGTAACGGAAAAAGGTGGGATGGGGTAAACAGTCATCTTCTAAAATAATCGCTTCTTCTACCTGCTCAAATACCCAATCTAAACCACTACTAACCCGTTTACGACAACCTAAATTAACATCGGAATAGTTAACTAATACCTCACAATCCCAGTCAACTTGATTAATTATTGCCCTTGTTTGTTGACATAATTCTGCTTCTCCTTCTTTGTCAATCCTTGCACCATCAGCAACTACTAATAACTTGGGCGGTTTAGCTTCACGGATAGCGTTAAATATCTTTTGGGTGGTATCAGGGCGATTGAAGATGATAAAAGCAACTGGAGTGGTTAATTGCCATTTTTTTCCTGTATTATTTGATAATTGGTTCTTATTCATCACATTTTCAACTAATGTCTGTAATGTTTGTTTAGAAATATTTGTATCTGTTTGTATATAATTATTTTTCTCTGCTAATGAAGGAGGCTCGGATGAATTAATTATTTCGAGTATTTTATTTTTATTACTGGCGTAGTAAAAAATATTTTGTTCGATATACTCTTGATATAACTCTAAGCCAGAAGGGTGAAGAATAATGCTAGGAACATTAAAATTGAGAGCTTCATAACAAACTGATGACCACATTGTTAAATGATAGTGACATCTTTTGAGTAAAGAATAAAGGGCAATATTCGTCGAAAAGACAATTTCGTAATTAGAAACAGAATGATTTTTTAACATAGAGTCTATCTCCGAAAGCCAATGCTTTCTCAAAGGATGTACTCTAATTAACCAAAAGCATTCCGAAGGCGATTCTTTAATTGCATCGATTAAAAACTCTGGCAAAGGCTCTTCTAAAGGTTGTAAACTAATGAGAATAACTTTCTTTTTACGATCTAGTTCTTCTAAAAATTTCTTCTCTTTTGCTGTAAATTCACTCTCTAAACCATCACTGTTAACCCATTTTGATAACCATAAATTACCAGCACTTAGTGCTTTATGATAGTTAATTTCTTGATGCCATTTATTAATATTGTCTGCTGATTCTTTTCCCCAACACCAAAAATAGTCTGGTAATAATTCATAACCTTTTTCTGGATTAATTTTAGTCCAATGAGTATAAGCACCATGATAACGACCTTGTTTACCATGTTGTATGTCAACTGTTGTTATTCGTAACCTGTGACTAACTGCTATTAAAGCCCAGTGTTCTATACGATAATAACAGGGAAATAAAACTATTTGAGGATCAATTATATTAAGTATATCTTCGTATAGTTTGCAATAAGCATCTAAAGATAAAATTTGATTTTGAAGATTTTTATAGTCAAGAAAAATATCTATTTTTTGTTTTTTTAGATATTGATCAAGTATGTTGATATTTCTAACTGTAAGACACGAGGCTATATCTCGATTATTTTTCAGTGTTATGTTGCTATTATAATATTCAAAAAAAGTAGAAGTATCGAGCAAATAAGTATTTTTATATCTGGGAATATTAGCCTTATTATTATCGTCTTTAATTTCTAATTTGAAAAAGTTTAATTTTGCTTCTATATTTTCAATAAAAGAATCAACAAATCGCTCATATATTTTTTGATTAAAAGTATCTAAATGATAAGTACTAAAAGTATTAAAAAAGAAAAATATATCATCTATTTTTTGTTTTGCTATTTTTAACGGTTCTAGTACACAATTTATATATTTTTGTTGATAATGTCTGTATTGCTGTAGCAATTCTAGATTGCTTTTATCTGAAGATTTAAAACTTTTTCTATCTAATAATTTACTGTCACCTTTTCGTAAATGTAATAAGTTAGTATAGATGTGCATTCTAATTAATGGCCAAATCTGTATATCTTGCCACATTAAATTGTTAACATCAACATTTTTTTCTATATCAACTAAAATATCGATCGCTTTACTATAATCAAATTTTCTGTCCATGGTGTTTATTTTGAGTTATTTAATTTAATTGGTATTTTCTATTACTTCTTGAATCGGTAAACTATCTATCAACTCAGCGACTTGTAAATATTCTTTTTCTGGTAGTGCCTGTAATGGTAGTCTTTCATAACGAGACATTAAGCCTAAATGTTCTAAGGTTGCTTTGATGGTAAGATGCCAACCAAAACGTTGTACACCATGTTCAAAAAAGGGAATCTCTATCTTATCAATAATTTCTTGGCATTTATCTTTTCTTCCTTGTTGATAACATCTCCAAAAATTAGTGGCGAAACGAGGTTCAAACACACCAATCCCATTTAACCAAGCCTGACACCCTTTTTCTGCAAAACGTAGCCATTGTCTTTTGCCACCCCCTGAAATGACGATGGCAACTCTATCTTTGATCGTATCTATTACTTGACGAGAATAGTCATCATCTTTAGCATCTTCTTTGACTGCAATAATATTAGGAATATCAGCTAGACGATCAAGTAAAGACAATGGATAATTAATCGGAGAACCTCCCAAACCATTGAGAAAAGGCATTTCATGCACCAAAATGCCTATATCAATTTTATCTGCAATGGAATTGTAATGATTATAAATTTGATCGTCAAAATAGTATTTTTCTCGGCAAATAATGGAAATTATATCAGCACCAATACTTTGGGCGTGTTGTGCAAATTCAATACTAACTTTAGTGGAACAGTGCAAAGGATCGGCTACAATCACGATATTGTTAGAGTCTAATTCTTTAACATTGTCGGTAACAAATTGATTGAGTTGTTTGATTTCATCCCAAGACAATTCACTAAAACGACTGTTGTACCCCATGACATAAAATATTCTTGCCCCACCTTGATGGATATAATTAATATATTTTTTCAATGCTTCATAATCAATTTCATCATTTTTAGGTAGAAAAGGGGTAATAATAGAAAATACTGGACCTTTGATACGATGACGAAGTTTCTCTATATTATTCATTATTTCTATCTTTTGATAATTTTCTATTTAATGTTAATTTTCCCATTATCCAACAAAAATTGAGCATAATCTAAATCATCTTGTGTATCTATGTCTATGGATGCAATTCTTGACATTACATGACCTTTAACTTTTCCTCTCCAATAGTTACGATTGACTAAAAATGATTTCCACCAAGATATATAAAATCCACCATTGGGGCGATAAATTGGAGTTTGATCTTGAGAGCGTGTATTTCCTGTCATTAATGGACAAGGTTCAAATACTGGTTTAATAAAGTTATCTTCTTCTAATGTGACACTTAATTGTGGTGGAAATTCATAAGGTGTAATACTTACTACCGAATCAATTTCTGAGGTTAAATTCTCAAATCCTGCTTGAATATCCCTTGCTTGACGAAAGGGTGCGGTTGGTAAAAGTAAAGCAATCACATCATATTTTTGTTGATATTCTTGGTTTTCTGCTATTTCACATACCAACTCTAAAACTTTTATTTTGTCTCCTGAAAGCCGCTCTGGTCTTTTATGAGGACTAATTTCATTATAATCATCAGCTAGGGCTAAAATCTCGGAATCATCAGATGAAAGTAATATCTCGTCAAAACAATTACTTTTTATAGCGGCCTCGATCGTATAACTCACAAGAGGTTTGTTGTTGAGTAACTGAATATTTTTTTTCGGTAGCCTTTTTGAACCTCCACGGGCGGGAATGATTGCTAGAGATTTAATTTGTTTTTTATTAATCATATACTAATTTTTTTTAATAACTTTAATCACTAATATTCACTAAAAGTAGTTATATTCTTTCAGATTAAGATCATAGTGTGATGATAGTTTTTTATTGCTATAGGAATAGTAGCCTAATATTTCATTCAAAATCTTTTGATGTTCTTTAGTTTGTTTGATTTTTTGTTTCGCAACATTAATGTAACAATTATTGTTTTGTAAATAATTAAAATCACTCATCAATTGCCCGTTAATGTTTGATACCTCAGTACAGGACAAAAAATAAAGAAAGGGGTTGCAATGTGGGAAGGTAGGAGGTTTGATAGAAGTTAACAAAAAATCACACAAATCCTCCTATGAATCAGGTTAACTTACTTCGGGATACTTTGAAACAACACTTACCATGGCATGGTGCAAGACTCAATTTTCTGGCATTATTCTTGATGGCACTAATTAGAGTGCGCAGATAGAGAATTTATCGGGAAACAATGGCTCACTTATCTGATGATAGAACCGCAAATACCATTTCGTCTCAGAATCAAAGCTAATCATAAAATCAGTGATGGTCGAAAAACCCTCAGTGCCAAGATAGTTTTTGCTCATCTTCAAAAAGGAGAGCAGATCACTCTTAGAGCAAAATGTTGGGTTTGGGGAAGAAAAGTCTGTGTCAGTGCCTTACTTTTGGATGATGGTGAGTTACTGATTATCATTAGCAATCAGAAAAATTCTCATGCCATCAGTGATTATGCTCATCGATGGGGAATTGAAACCTTATTCGGAATATTTAAAACGAAAGGTTTTAACTTGGAGTCCACTCATTTTAATCAACAAGAACGATTAAGTAAATTATTTGCCCTAATGAGTTTAGCAATGTGTTGGGCGATTTTAATGGGAGAATGGTTACATCAAAAAGTTCCCTTGAAAGTCAACAATCATGGTCGAAAAGCTCAAAGTATTTTTCGTTATGGACTGGATTATTTACGAGCTATTATCTTGAATTTAGACTTAAGATATGATCAATTTCTTGACTCTCTTCATTTTTTGTCCTGTACTTAGTAATATAGTTATTTGTTGAAAGCATCTTGTGATTTTGGCTAAACGTTCTACATTTCTCTCTAAGCACTAAGCAATATGGTCTTAATAATATTTCTGAAGAAAATAGTGCAAAGCTATATTCTTCCATACTTAATCTTAATTTTTCTTCAAGTTCATCTAAATTGCAAGACGAAGCAAATTGAAGTGTAAAAAGGAAATTTTCATTAAGTAACGGGTGTTGCTCAGGGCAAACGCATACTCAAGCAGACAAAATCTTAAGTAAATAATCGTTATCCCATCCAGCCTTAAGTCGTTTTGCCTTTTTACCTCGAGAGCAACTCTTTTCCTTATTCAACAAATTTAAAGCAATATGTCTAATAACTGCCATGTTTTCACTACCCTGACCTTTTCTGATTCGACTCTCATCCTCTCTAAACTCTACATCTAAGCACCAATGTAATTTATTCTCTATTCCCCAATGACTCCTGATTCCTTGGGCGAACTTTTCTACTCCTTGGTCTAAACTGGTTAAGTAGTACCTTCTTTCCAATGTGGCTTTTTGTCCTAATAGTTTTCTCTCTGATTCTACTATTCCGATCGTTTTTAATCCCACCCATTTTTCCCTGTCTATAAAATCTGTACCCGAATTTATTAGCCAATAACGGCGTTTTTCTATTCGACCATGATTCTTTTCTATCGTTTCATATTTTTCTTTGATAATTTCTTGATAGTTATTTTTTAATGTCCAATCAAATAATTGTTTGACATCCTCAAATAAATTACCTTGATTACCTTTGAGGCTCAGAATATAGTCTCCACCTTTCTCTATAATATTTTTGGCTATATTCTTTTGACACCCCATGGCATCAATGGTCACAATACAACCATTAAGTTCTAAAACTGCCAATAACTTGGGAATTGCCGTAATTTCATTGGATTTATCTTCCACTTTTAACTGCCCCAAAACCAAGTTATTATTACTAGCCCAAGCACTTACCATGTGAATGGCACTTTTATTTTGACTCCAATCATAAGAACTCCGTAATGTTTTACCATCAATGGCTATTATTTCTCCTTGCGTTATTTGAGCAACGTGATTAATCCAATCTAGGAAAGCTGATTGCAATTGCTTTGGACATAGACGAGCAAATAAACGAGCGATAGTATCATGAGAAGGAATACCATTGGGCAGTTCAAGAAACCTTTCGAGCCAAGATTGTTTACTTTTACCATATTCTTCAATTTCTACCCAAGAGTCGGCACCACAAATTACTGCCAGAATTGTTAATGCTACAATGTCAACTAATTTATGTTCAATTAAGTAACTGGTTCGTGGGTCTTCAATATTTTCAAAATGTTTCCACAGGTATGATTTCTCAGAAATCACGGCTATTAATTCCCTCTATAATCTTTACTATATTACTTTCTCATAAATTTTTAGTATGCGTTTGCCCTGGGGTGTTGCTGATTTTGTGGAAGTTTTTTGCCTTCTGTGCTGTAGAATGTTCCTAAATATTCTATTCTCTGACTTGATGGAAAAATTAAAGATTGCAGATATGTTGTACCAGTCTTGGGATAACCAACATGAATTATTAGCTTTTTATTCATAAAAATAAATTTATATTTACCTATTTAATGATGTAACAAGGAGTCATACAGAAAGGAAATTTCTTTATTTCCACATCTTCATTTGCAAAAAACTCATCTACGGCTTTTGTTTCTCCTGGAAATACTCCATAGTCATCAATAATCAAAATTCCTCCTTGAACTAATTTTGGATAAAGACATTCTAAAATAACTTTTGCTGGTTCATAAATGTCTGTATCTAAATTTAACAATGATATTTTTAATTCAGGATGATTTTTGACATATTCAGGAACTGTTTGTGTAATATCCCCTTCTACTAATTCAATAAATTGATCGGTTTTTTTATGCTGAAGTACTTGTTGCAGTTGTTGTTTGGATATACTATCACTACCTGCTGAATTAATAAATTTTTCTCTAATCAATTGATCATCAGCAAAATCAGTTTCAGGAAATTGATCAAAGGTATCAAAAGCAATGATTTTTTTTGAGTAGGAATTACCTGTTAAATCTCGGAATGCTGCAAAACGAGTTAGCGATGAACCTTTAAAAACTCCACATTCGACGATCGCACCGGGTAAATCAGAAACCATTTTATATAATTCCCAATGGGCAATTATTTTACTTATTCTGTTAATATTACAGGACAAATAAAAATTATTTTCATATTCAAAACTTTTAGAAAAATCTGGCAATTCAATCATATTGTTTTACTATTGAAAAGTAGTATTTTGATTTATAAAAGCCCCTCTAATTTTTCTAGGGCAGTCCAAAAACCTTCTCCTTCATTTTCATGCCCTTGCCATATTTCAGGGATAAAGGAAGCATGGGGGGCAAATTCCTCCAAATCAGAGGCTAAAGCTGAGAAGTCTATATCTCCTTGTCCTATTTGTAAACCTTCTCCATCTTCATCTTGTGCATCAGCAATATGAATGTGAGCAGTATAAGGGGCAACTTGTTTGATAAATTCTTTAAATGACCATTTCTTGGTATTACAAGCTAATTTAGAATGAGAAATATCTAAACAAATTCTATAGTGAAACTTTTGGCAAAATTCACTGATTTGCTGAGCATCTACAAATATATTATGATGCCTTTGTCCCCCAAAGTGCCAAGGAAAAGGGGGCATTGTTTGAGGTATTATTTCTACTCCATTAGTATCAACCTTTGACAGACTATCTAATAATTTATCTTGTAGTTTATCCAACTCAAATGAGGGTAAATGGGAATCAAGAGTAAAACCACCCACATTAGTAACGATCAAAGGTTTTGATGAATGACTGAAAAATAATTTCAGTTCATTAGTGATGTCTATAACTCGTTGTAACTCAAAAATGGATCGTTGGCGATAATTTTCATCTAAAGAACATAAATCAAGAGTATGATCTCCAAAAAACAGCTCAGGGCTGTGTACAATCAATTGTAAGTTTAGCTTTTGCTTAAAATACTTATCAATTGGTTCTTCCAAATCTTTATAACTTAAGTGAAACTCAAGAAAATCAGGGTTGGATTTATCTAATATTTTTTGATAATCATGATAACGCACAGGTAAACCCCAAGGACGTTTGAATTTATATTGACGAGGTTTTATTGCTTGTTCTACTAAATCACTGGGATAAAAATAATCTCCTGCTTGAAAATTTCTTTTAGCAATTTGACCGATTAAATCTTGACGACGATTAGGTTGTAAACCTCTACCGGGGCTTTTAATTTCGATCATTTCTGGTTTGATTATTTCTCCTTGTTTTAAAGAACAGTTAATAACAAGACTTTTTGCAAGAGTTACTCTATTCATCATCTCCCCTTGACTAATTCTTCTTTCACTACTGTTTCCAAGAGCTTCTTCTATTTGTTGAATAGCTTCTATCATGGTCTTAAATTCGCTTGGTAATAAACTAACTTTATGGTCATTCCCTTCCATATTGCGGTCAAGAGTGATATGTTTTTCGATAACTTTTGCTCCTTTAGCTACGGCGGCAATGGGGACGAAAAACCCCCTTTCATGACCAGAATATCCCACCAAACATTGTCCAATTTGTTTGAGATGATCTAAGTAGTTAAGATTAATGTCTTTGAAAGGGGCAGGGTAGGTAGAATTACAATGTAGCAAAATATACTGAGTACCTAAATCTTGTAGTAATTTGACTGATTCTTTTATCTCTTGTTCTGTGGACATTCCTGTAGAACAAATCAACGGTTTTCCTGTTTTGGCTATTTCTGATAGAAGTTGATGGTTTGTTAAATCGGCTGAAGCTACTTTATAAGCCTTCATTCCGTATTTTTCTAGTATTTCTAAACTTTTTAGATCCCAAGGAGTACAAAGTGGCAAAATACCTTTTTCTTGACAATAATCAAAGATTTCCAACATTTGCTGATCTGTAAGTTGAAACCTAGAAAGTAGATCAAGAGTATATTGAGAACCTAGGTTTTCCTTGGCATCATTGGCGTTACCCGCATTTTGATATAAACTAGCTATATTTCGCATTTGGAACTTGGCACAGTTCGCACCAGATGCAATAGCGGAATCAACTAATTGTTTAGCTAGTCCAAAATTGCCATTGTGATTAATCCCGATCTCAGCGATAATAAAGGTAGAAGATTTTTCATGAATATGGAAATTGTCAATACGCATACCCTCTCCATCATGGCGATGACGGGCAACGGCAACTAATCTTTTATTCTTATCAATAAGAGGAATATAAAGAACTTTGTCTAATAGCAGTTTGATTTTTTCTGGTTCATCTCCTACTGTGGCATACAGAAATTTTCTATTTATTACCTGTTTTACAGGTTGTTCTAAATTAACATTCGTTTGATTCATCAACCATCTCAATATATCCCCGTTTGTTAGCAATCCTTGCAATCGGTGATTTTCGTCTAGCACAAATATTATTCTACCTTTATGAACTTCGATTTTTTGTAAAGCATTTAGAATACTCTCCTCTTGGTAAATAATATATTGAGATAGTTCTTTTTCTATATACATAAGATGAGATTTTATTTTATTTGGTCATTTTTGAAGTCAAACTCTATTATTATTTAAGTTACTTTATTTAAAGTTAATAATAGTGGAGGTTTTTATAGAATCCGTTTGAATAAACCTATATTGGCAAGTATAAAAAAAGATTATGTTCAATTTGACTCATTCTGTTTCTTAGTTTTTATTAGACTGGTCAAAAGTTCTTCAACATTGATTTTTAATTCCGCAAAATTTTCAGGCATGATCATTAAT is a window from the Cyanobacterium sp. Dongsha4 genome containing:
- a CDS encoding FkbM family methyltransferase; the protein is MDRKFDYSKAIDILVDIEKNVDVNNLMWQDIQIWPLIRMHIYTNLLHLRKGDSKLLDRKSFKSSDKSNLELLQQYRHYQQKYINCVLEPLKIAKQKIDDIFFFFNTFSTYHLDTFNQKIYERFVDSFIENIEAKLNFFKLEIKDDNNKANIPRYKNTYLLDTSTFFEYYNSNITLKNNRDIASCLTVRNINILDQYLKKQKIDIFLDYKNLQNQILSLDAYCKLYEDILNIIDPQIVLFPCYYRIEHWALIAVSHRLRITTVDIQHGKQGRYHGAYTHWTKINPEKGYELLPDYFWCWGKESADNINKWHQEINYHKALSAGNLWLSKWVNSDGLESEFTAKEKKFLEELDRKKKVILISLQPLEEPLPEFLIDAIKESPSECFWLIRVHPLRKHWLSEIDSMLKNHSVSNYEIVFSTNIALYSLLKRCHYHLTMWSSVCYEALNFNVPSIILHPSGLELYQEYIEQNIFYYASNKNKILEIINSSEPPSLAEKNNYIQTDTNISKQTLQTLVENVMNKNQLSNNTGKKWQLTTPVAFIIFNRPDTTQKIFNAIREAKPPKLLVVADGARIDKEGEAELCQQTRAIINQVDWDCEVLVNYSDVNLGCRKRVSSGLDWVFEQVEEAIILEDDCLPHPTFFRYCQELLEKYRDDERIMMISGDNFQFGRKRTEYSYYFSRYGHVWGWASWRRAWTKYDDSIGQWEELRDSSWLFELLKNDQAAGYWSRIFQSVYDGFSSWAYIWVFTMWANNGLCILPEVNLVSNIGFGSGTHTTSKKSPLAEIPVNEMVFPLVHPTEVERNIEADDFTEKYIFSQGDKNSKLNFISYAQNFEDVLLNRVFKYKMKGFYLDIGALHPTFDSVTKAFYDRGWSGINIEPIKDFYNVFTQDRNRDINLNIAVSDSSGELEFFQVVGQPGNSTLNKEVAYQVAEEKGLDVFQYRVSVKTLKDICQEYVNQKIDFLKIDVEGLEEEVILGGDWENFRPTVLVIETTLPNTNIRCENNIPSILKEKGYQHVFFDGINDYYIAEESQELAQHFTYPVNVLDFYIDYRILEQNRQIQYLTKILKDNNITIPSLNVQNNSYEMINTPEVSSPIIVIDGVFFQLNQTGIARVWKSLLEQWANTDFANHILVLDRANTAPKINSIRYRTIQPYNPNNLEGDRTLLQQICDEEKADLFISTYYTIPKTTKSVMMIYDLIPEVMGWDGDHLYWKGKHDAINYASSFISISKNTAQDLQQFFPETVNKEITVALLAADQDFGVVSPSEIMAFRHKYNIQKPYYLVVGNEGFQGYKNQLLFFQAFAELPTKSGFDIVWTGNKGYFPEQYRQYIQGCSIHSLQLSDQDLKTAYNGAIALVFPSKYEGFGFPVLEAMTCGCPVITCPNSSIPEVGGDAVFYVNPDDLQGMIEALCEVQKPRIRDLLRNKGFQQAEKFSWTKTAEICQNILLENAQSINNSFNINFQSLNLIIFPDWQQDEEELSLTLTEVLSAIAQRHFVIASHPQAEEITLIIDTTNAESEEDAQMLVSAVTMNLILEEGIELRETTEIAFIGNLTSPQWEKLFAQIGNNQTYLLPYSTIFQFDQVPDSALESYCQYLLQNCQIFLNNNDAEKYLDYYDTFLNYIVEKIETNTQSQLWQKIALIVAQNSYFIPCYFNDQNLKEIYINRAKLLEFTLRIKGFQLEYEFLPREVKQEKIKIGILAAHYGIQTETFSTLPVYNHLDRDKFDITLFTLRVNNHRLEKYCFAHCDRVIQLPSTLSEQVNIIRSHDLDVLFIGTNITARSHSITYLALHRLARIQIIDPNSPVSSGLPSIDYYITSKLSEHLPTAQEHYTEGLITLDIPPQCFDFGTEANLKTDQIIHREDLGLKSDQTVFVSGANYFKIIPEVEETWIKILTKVANSVLVLYPFNPNWSNNYPISLFQERIFKTLQKYNIAEDRLIILEPVKNSLEIKERLKVCDIYLDSFPYSGMTSMIDPLSVYLPTLVFSGKTSRSQKAASILRYFELDDLIAYSPEEYIEKAVLLAQNSQLREEYREKIKQKMRSNPSFLDSKKYSQKIEKIFINLYEQYQHENTLREFNLTNTNYLIFPDWQSDEETLTAELYNLIFLLANNSPLIKGGWGGSNPTPEDKEGSNLPSPIGRGVGGEGIITLVVDRTGITEEDANLFLSGIAMNLMMEEELDLENTLDFALINNLNEQQWNNLFPKITAKITLENENQEAINQLNLEDLVTIERNGNNYAIFPDWKADQEDLALEISQVLMNLSEEENGTLLVNLNNVDQEEVGLFFSEIAMNLMLMEGIELSDNLHINFVNFTAKQWQSLGGLIKDKMSINYEDLPENLLVDN
- a CDS encoding dihydrodipicolinate synthase family protein; translation: MNNIEKLRHRIKGPVFSIITPFLPKNDEIDYEALKKYINYIHQGGARIFYVMGYNSRFSELSWDEIKQLNQFVTDNVKELDSNNIVIVADPLHCSTKVSIEFAQHAQSIGADIISIICREKYYFDDQIYNHYNSIADKIDIGILVHEMPFLNGLGGSPINYPLSLLDRLADIPNIIAVKEDAKDDDYSRQVIDTIKDRVAIVISGGGKRQWLRFAEKGCQAWLNGIGVFEPRFATNFWRCYQQGRKDKCQEIIDKIEIPFFEHGVQRFGWHLTIKATLEHLGLMSRYERLPLQALPEKEYLQVAELIDSLPIQEVIENTN